In a genomic window of Trichoderma atroviride chromosome 4, complete sequence:
- a CDS encoding uncharacterized protein (TransMembrane:2 (i49-68o74-90i)), with amino-acid sequence MGVRHPKQGEHTLQTEKEERDVWDGRVLGSQLASLFTAPSKEKEKVQGLLFFSWMAANFFVLEFGAWLAAAVRAADVLLLGGCWLFFAFFH; translated from the exons ATGGGGGTACGTCATCCCAAGCAAGGGGAGCACACCCTTCAGAccgaaaaggaagaaagggaCGTTTGGGATGGAAGGGTCTTGGGAAGCCAATTGG CCTCACTATTTACCGCCCCtagtaaagaaaaagaaaaagtgcaagggcttcttttcttttcctggATGGCAGCCAATTTCTTCGTTCTGGAATTTGGTGcctggctggcggcggctgttCGCGCTGCTGACGTCCTGCTTTTGGGGggctgctggctgttttttgctttcttccactga
- a CDS encoding uncharacterized protein (EggNog:ENOG41~TransMembrane:1 (o644-664i)): MSMVNASRGNNPSRNQPRSTTPFNNASSAAATSGIPRPVLDQQPPAESSAAGLSASRQKQSKRDEAIRRKMESDLSKKKTLTGRSRPNRRAPPGTVLALKPSQALQIKPATTVSEAAQLMAAKREDCVLVTDDEDRIAGIFTAKDLAFRVVGAGLKAANVTIAEIMTKNPLCARTDTSATDALDLMVRKGFRHLPVMDENQDISGVLDITKCFYDAMEKLERAYSSSRKLYDALEGVQSELGASQPQQIIQYVEALRSKMSGPTLETVLNGIPPTTVSVRTSVKEAAAMMKENHTTAVLVQDQGAITGIFTSKDVVLRVIAPGLDPANCSVVRVMTPHPDFAPMDMTIQAALRKMHDGHYLNLPVMNDGGEIVGMVDVLKLTYATLEQINTMSSDSGEGPAWNKFWLSIDHETESMVSGDGSLSHHPHHGGSRMMSPEANRLGDSVAPNDSASHIGLDSPPHSIIPEHTPGDIPFAFKFKAPSGRVHRLQVVASQGIESFVHAVASKLGNEIETLGGMPDVYDGRIEGAGFALSYMDNEGDTVSITTDNDLLEAILLARQALLEKVDLYVHDSEKQPSAPSVEAIPTPVSSSTGLRERRRTYEEESESEEEESEEEEERPVRRSRRSRTAVHQEQVIAGVPNDLLLPGAIITLAVVIVGVFTIARATSR, encoded by the exons ATGTCCATGGTCAACGCCTCCCGAGGGAACAATCCGAGCCGGAATCAGCCACGGAGCACCACGCCATTCAACAATGCTTCCTCTGCCGCTGCGACTTCCGGCATCCCTCGACCGGTGCTAGACCAGCAGCCGCCTGCTGAGTCCAGTGCTGCCGGCCTCAGCGCAAGCAGACAGAAGCAATCCAAGCGCGATGAG GCAATTCgcaggaagatggagagcgatctctccaagaagaagactctcACGGGCCGGTCGCGACCGAATCGCAGAGCCCCTCCCGGTACTGTGCTTGCCCTCAAGCCGAGCCAGGCCCTCCAGATCAAGCCTGCCACGACGGTCTCCGAGGCTGCTCAACTCATGGCCGCAAAGAGGGAGGACTGCGTGCTGGTTACTGATGACGAGGACCGGATTGCCGGTATCTTTACCGCCAAGGATCTTGCGTTCCGTGTGGTCGGGGCTGGACTCAAGGCTGCCAACGTCACTATTGCTGAAATCATGACCAAGAACCCTCTCTGTGCCAGAACCGACACAAGTGCAACCGATGCGCTGGACCTCATGGTCCGCAAGGGCTTCCGCCACTTGCCCGTCATGGACGAGAACCAGGATATATCCGGTGTGCTGGATATCACAAAGTGCTTCTACGacgccatggagaagctggagcggGCATACTCCTCCTCGAGAAAGCTCTACGACGCCTTGGAGGGCGTGCAGTCCGAGCTGGGcgccagccagccgcagcagatTATCCAGTATGTGGAGGCGCTTCGATCCAAAATGTCTGGGCCCACACTGGAAACCGTGTTGAATGGCATCCCGCCTACCACGGTCAGCGTCCGGACCTCGGTCAAAGAGGCtgcggccatgatgaaggaaAACCACACCACTGCAGTGCTGGTGCAGGACCAGGGCGCCATTACCGGCATTTTTACGAGCAAGGACGTTGTTCTTCGTGTCATTGCTCCAGGCCTGGACCCGGCCAATTGCAGCGTCGTGCGTGTCATGACCCCTCACCCCGATTTTGCCCCAATGGACATGACCATTCAGGCAGCCTTACGGAAGATGCACG ATGGCCATTATCTCAACCTTCCCGTCATGAACGATGGCGGCGAAATTGTGGGAATGGTCGATGTGCTCAAGCTGACTTATGCCACATTGGAGCAAATCAACACAATGTCAAGTGACAGCGGCGAAGGCCCCGCGTGGAATAAGTTTTGGCTTTCCATCGATCATGAGACGGAATCCATGGTGTCcggcgacggcagcctcAGCCACCACCCTCACCACGGGGGCTCTCGTATGATGTCGCCTGAGGCGAACCGCCTGGGAGATAGCGTCGCTCCCAACGACTCTGCATCGCACATCGGATTGGACTCACCTCCTCACTCGATCATTCCGGAGCACACGCCCGGCGATATTCCGTTTGCCTTCAAATTCAAGGCGCCTTCAGGACGCGTGCACCGATTGCAAGTTGTTGCGTCGCAAGGCATCGAGTCGTTTGTGCACGCCGTCGCATCCAAGCTCGGAAATGAAATCGAGACCCTTGGAGGCATGCCTGATGTCTATGACGGCAGAATCGAAGGCGCTGGCTTTGCTCTCAGCTACATGGACAACGAGGGAGATACCGTGTCCATCACCACCGACAATGACCTGCTAGAGGCCATTCTCCTCGCccgccaagctcttcttgaGAAGGTCGACCTCTACGTGCATGACTCTGAGAAGCAgccttcagctccttcagTGGAGGCAATTCCTACCCCGGTCTCATCATCTACAGGCCTCCGTGAGCGACGGAGAACTTACGAGGAGGAATCAGAGagtgaggaggaggaatcagaggaggaggaggaacgGCCTGTTCGCCGATCGCGGAGATCAAGGACGGCGGTTCACCAGGAGCAGGTTATTGCCGGTGTGCCCAACGATCTCTTGCTGCCGGGTGCCATCATCACTCTTGCGGTCGTTATTGTCGGAGTGTTTACTATTGCTAGAGCGACTAGCCGGTAA
- a CDS encoding uncharacterized protein (BUSCO:EOG092D29P8), producing MNVQSAAVRHGRRALASPLPRTVLRQISTEVKTATASSSTSNGPAQAWPTPQAAAATPKMVSSSKKKQKIVEEVIMTLGANSSQQHHGTAWTKAHQRGKQNLTPSQQYAEFQRIQKNTRSLGSKLEKRYIPTEIISNPPQPEDVTLELLMASQTHMGHNTSLWNPANSRYIYGVRQGVHVISLETTAAHLRRAARVVEEVAYRGGIILFVGTRKGQMEIVTRASELAGAYHLFTKWTPGAITNRDVILKTQGMKVVDHMDKELDGFDMFKGTARPLLPDLVVCLNPLENYTLLYECGLKNIPTIGVIDTNTDPSWVTYTIPANDDSLRAMALVAGVLGRAGEAGQKRRIEDSKKGDISWSTSPELSRHMRKEVQAAVLKRKEVMGRMQANIQGFTDEELKLLRSQYLGEQQEEVTEDELVNLMGETVASEAAAAPAETPLSAQLGGIEAQLESLKVNAAEIESAVRKSV from the exons ATGAATGTCCAGAGCGCTGCTGTGCGGCATG GCCGCCGCGCATTGGCGTCTCCTCTGCCGCGAACCGTTCTGCGACAAATCTCGACCGAAGTCAAGACGGCGACAGCCTCAAGCTCGACATCCAATGGACCTGCCCAGGCGTGGCCGACGCCCcaggctgccgctgccactcCCAAGATGGTCTCGtcatcgaagaagaagcagaagattgTCGAAGAAGTCATCATGACGCTTGGAGCCAACTCttcgcagcagcaccacgGAACCGCATGGACAAAGGCGCATCAGAGGGGCAAGCAGAACCTGACTCCCTCCCAGCAGTATGCCGAATTCCAGCGCATCCAGAAGAATACGAGGAGCCTCGGTTCGAAGCTCGAGAAGCGCTACATCCCCACGGAAATTATCAGCAATCCTCCCCAGCCAGAGGATGTTAcgctggagctgttgatGGCGTCGCAGACACACATGGGACACAACACCTCACTATGGAACCCGGCCAATTCACGATACATTTACGGCGTGCGACAGGGCGTCCACGTCATTTCTCTTGAGACGACAGCGGCACATCTTCGACGGGCGGCCCGAGTGGTTGAGGAGGTGGCCTACCGCGGCGGCATTATCCTCTTTGTCGGCACCCGCAAGGGCCAGATGGAGATTGTCACAAGGGCTTCTGAGCTGGCAGGCGCCTACCACCTGTTCACAAAGTGGACCCCTGGAGCCATCACAAACCGAGACGTCATTCTCAAGACCCAGGGCATGAAGGTGGTGGATCACATGGATAAGGAGCTTGATGGATTCGACATGTTCAAGGGCACGGCGAGACCGTTGCTGCCGGACTTGGTGGTTTGCCTCAACCCCTTGGAGAATTACACGCTGCTGTACGAGTGCGGCCTGAAGAACATTCCCACAATTGGAGTCATTGACACAAACACCGATCCCTCGTGGGTCACATACACGATTCCCGCCAACGACGACAG TCTTCGTGCTATGGCATTGGTTGCTGGAGTCCTGGGCCGTGCGGGAGAGGCGGGCCAGAAGCGACGTATTGAAGACTCCAAAAAGGGCGACATCTCATGGAGCACCTCTCCCGAGCTTAGCCGCCACATGAGAAAGGAAGTGCAGGCCGCCGTCCTCAAGAGGAAAGAGGTTATGGGCAGGATGCAGGCCAATATTCAGGGATTCACAGACGAAGagttgaagctgctgaggTCACAGTACCTGGGCGAGCAGCAGGAAGAGGTCACTGAGGATGAATTGGTGAATCTGATGGGAGAGACTGTCGCGAGtgaagctgcagcggcgcCTGCTGAGACGCCGTTGAGCGCGCAGTTGGGTGGCATCGAAGCgcagctggagagcttgaaGGTGAATGCTGCCGAAATTGAGTCAGCAGTCCGGAAAAGTGTATGA
- a CDS encoding uncharacterized protein (BUSCO:EOG092D2BJL), which produces MFDEMQPQAEPSLSAAVTGAASPGASPGKDMEPSNAAVPMQTSHYMNMNMTLDKMDEYDSAKLTRRADNVATDEWMLPPMTKLDRPQMRPIAEGGYAAQSSQPQLDHKFSGLNSAISRPHRHRRTESAASIASAASIADINIEETRTDTGVTGEEIAQFIQGPETTDGKWTCLFEDCGKQFGRKENIKSHIQTHLNDRQYQCPACLKCFVRQHDLKRHAKIHTGIKPYPCDCGNRFARHDALTRHRQRGMCVGAFDGIVRKNVKRGRPKKNRLEMDARLEKSSKTRRKNNMSISSISSFYSDVSVANSPNYELDVLSEVLDMAIEADAEPMRPLSSAPMPSMPNPAASSIVTSPSEASVHSYVSPEAIMERASHPSSPGKSTSSQYNTPPGLSQSSSSPPSTHFFDLDPVTTTATTDDVVSYSAPGMMMNMTSMGGIYASEYE; this is translated from the coding sequence ATGTTTGATGAAATGCAACCGCAAGCCGAGCCGAGCCTCTCAGCTGCAGTGACCGGTGCAGCAAGCCCAGGCGCCTCTCCAGGCAAAGACATGGAGCCATCGAACGCTGCTGTACCCATGCAGACGTCGCACTATATGAACATGAACATGACCTTGGACAAAATGGACGAGTATGATTCCGCAAAGCTAACGAGGCGTGCTGACAATGTTGCTACTGATGAATGGATGCTCCCCCCCATGACAAAGCTAGACAGACCGCAGATGAGACCGATAGCCGAGGGCGGATATGCTGCTCAGTCGTCGCAGCCTCAACTCGATCACAAGTTCAGCGGCCTGAATTCGGCCATCAGCCGCCCTCACCGGCATCGTCGAACCGAATCCGCAGCAAGCATTGCCAGCGCGGCCAGCATCGCCGATATCAATATCGAAGAGACGCGAACCGACACGGGTGTCACTGGCGAAGAGATTGCTCAGTTCATCCAAGGACCAGAGACGACAGATGGCAAGTGGACCTGTTTGTTCGAAGACTGTGGAAAGCAGTTTGGGCGCAAAGAAAACATAAAGTCCCACATCCAGACCCATCTCAACGACCGCCAATATCAGTGCCCAGCCTGCCTCAAGTGCTTTGTTCGCCAGCACGATCTCAAGAGACACGCCAAGATTCACACCGGCATCAAGCCTTACCCTTGCGACTGCGGCAACAGATTTGCGCGCCACGATGCTCTCACCAGACACCGCCAACGGGGCATGTGTGTCGGCGCCTTTGACGGAATTGTGCGGAAGAACGTGAAGCGCGGACGCCCCAAGAAGAATCgcctggagatggatgcgCGCTTGGAAAAATCTTCAAAGAccagaagaaagaacaacATGTCCATtagctccatctcctcattTTACTCGGACGTTTCTGTCGCCAATTCCCCCAACTACGAACTTGACGTGCTCAGCGAGGTGTTGGATATGGCCATCGAGGCCGACGCGGAGCCAATGCGCCCGCTCTCATCAGCACCCATGCCTAGCATGCCcaatccagcagccagcagcattGTCACATCCCCTTCAGAAGCCAGCGTACACTCATACGTGTCCCCGGAAGCAATTATGGAGAGAGCCTcacatccttcttctcccggCAAGAGCACATCAAGCCAATACAACACACCGCCGGGCCTCTCCcagtcatcatcgtcgccccCATCAACGCATTTCTTCGACTTGGACCCCGTTACGACAACGGCGACGACTGATGACGTCGTTAGCTACTCTGCCCCCGgaatgatgatgaatatGACATCGATGGGGGGGATCTATGCCTCTGAGTATGAATGA